From one Streptomyces sp. R41 genomic stretch:
- a CDS encoding response regulator produces MTIRVVLADDQQLIRTALRMVIADIEDLEVVGEAADGEEAVALAGQLAPDVVVMDIRMPGMDGIEATRLITADGSGDARIVVLTTFDDDDYVYGALRAGASGFLVKDMALDDIIGAVRVVAAGDALIAPSVTRRLIQDLTASRPEQTGRRRELKGITEREREVLTLVGTGLSNTEIAEQLFISVATAKTYLTRLLSKLDARDRVQLVIIAYEAGLVSANR; encoded by the coding sequence ATGACGATCCGGGTCGTACTGGCCGACGACCAGCAACTCATCCGTACGGCCCTGCGGATGGTCATCGCCGACATCGAGGACCTGGAGGTGGTGGGGGAGGCCGCCGACGGCGAAGAGGCGGTGGCGCTGGCCGGGCAGCTCGCCCCGGACGTCGTCGTCATGGACATCCGCATGCCGGGCATGGACGGCATCGAGGCGACCCGCCTGATCACGGCGGACGGTTCCGGCGACGCGCGGATCGTCGTCCTCACCACCTTCGACGACGACGATTACGTGTACGGGGCGCTCCGCGCGGGCGCGTCCGGCTTCCTCGTCAAGGACATGGCGCTGGACGACATCATCGGGGCGGTACGAGTCGTGGCCGCCGGCGACGCGCTCATCGCCCCCAGCGTCACGCGCCGCCTGATCCAGGACCTCACGGCCTCACGCCCCGAACAGACCGGCAGGCGCCGGGAGTTGAAGGGCATCACGGAGCGGGAGCGCGAGGTCCTGACCCTGGTCGGCACGGGCCTGTCCAACACCGAGATAGCCGAACAGCTCTTCATCAGCGTGGCCACGGCGAAGACGTACCTCACCCGCCTGCTGTCGAAGCTGGACGCGAGGGACCGGGTGCAGCTGGTGATCATCGCTTATGAGGCGGGGTTGGTTTCCGCGAACCGGTGA